Proteins encoded within one genomic window of Calonectris borealis chromosome 1, bCalBor7.hap1.2, whole genome shotgun sequence:
- the BIRC2 gene encoding baculoviral IAP repeat-containing protein 2 isoform X2 — protein MNIMENSPFLASIMKQNALCGELKYDLSCELYRMSTFSTFPVKVPLSERSLARAGFYYTGVQDKVKCFSCGLTLDNWQPGDNAMEKHKQLYPSCSFVQNMLSVNNLGLSSRSAFSPLVTNSLSPSLRSITLSPSLEQVGYFSGSFCSFPQDPITTRAVEDLSFLRPKLHNPSMSTEDARRRTFHSWPLTFLSPTDLAKAGLYYLGTADKVACFTCGGQLSNWEPKDNAMSEHRRHFPNCPFVENLTRDQPSFNVSNVSMQTHEARVKTFINWPTRIPVQPEQLADAGFYYVGRNDDVKCFCCDGGLRCWESGDDPWIEHAKWFPRCEYLLRVKGGEFVSQIQARFPHLLEQLLSTSDTPVDENIDPAIIHFEPGESHSEDAIMMNTPVVKAALEMGFSRRLIKQTVQSKILTTGENYKTVNDLVSDLLTAEDEKREEEKERQFEEVASVEKNMKYVPTEDVSGLPMEEQLRRLQEERTCKVCMDKEVSIVFIPCGHLVVCKECAPSLRKCPICRGTIKGTVRTFLS, from the exons ATGAACATAATGGAAAATAGCCCTTTCTTGGCTAGCATCATGAAGCAGAATGCTTTGTGCGGTGAACTGAAGTATGACTTGTCCTGTGAACTCTACAGAATGTCGACGTTTTCCACTTTCCCTGTTAAAGTGCCACTGTCAGAACGGAGTCTTGCCCGGGCTGGGTTTTATTACACTGGCGTGCAAGATAAAGTTAAGTGCTTCAGTTGTGGCTTAACATTGGATAACTGGCAACCAGGAGATAATGCTATGGAAAAACATAAACAGCTGTATCCTAGCTGCAGTTTTGTTCAAAACATGCTTTCGGTTAACAACCTGGGACTGTCCTCTCGTTCTGCCTTTTCGCCTCTGGTCACAAACAGTCTCTCACCATCTCTACGTTCCATAACACTTTCTCCAAGTTTAGAACAAGTTGGATATTTCAGTGGCTCTTTTTGCAGTTTTCCTCAAGACCCAATAACTACTAGGGCAGTTGAAGACCTTTCATTCTTGAGACCTAAACTTCACAATCCTTCAATGAGTACAGAAGATGCTAGACGACGCACTTTTCACTCATGGCCACTGACGTTTCTCTCGCCCACTGATCTGGCAAAGGCTGGACTTTATTACTTGGGGACAGCAGACAAAGTTGCTTGTTTCACCTGTGGTGGTCAGCTGAGTAACTGGGAACCAAAAGATAATGCTATGTCAGAGCATCGGAGACACTTTCCTAACTGCCCTTTTGTGGAAAACCTTACCCGAGACCAGCCAAGTTTCAATGTTTCAAATGTGAGCATGCAAACCCATGAAGCACGTGTTAAAACATTCATAAATTGGCCAACTAGAATTCCAGTTCAGCCTGAACAGCTTGCAGATGCTGGCTTTTACTATGTAG gtcgcAACGATGATGTCAAGTGTTTTTGCTGTGATGGTGGGTTAAGGTGCTGGGAATCTGGAGATGATCCATGGATTGAGCATGCAAAGTGGTTTCCAAG GTGTGAGTATCTGCTTCGAGTAAAAGGAGGAGAGTTTGTAAGTCAAATTCAGGCCAGGTTCCCCCATCTTCTTGAACAG CTCTTGTCAACCTCTGATACGCCTGTAGATGAAAACATTGATCCCGCAA TTATTCATTTTGAACCTGGAGAGAGTCATTCAGAAGATGCAATCATGATGAACACGCCTGTGGTTaaagctgccttggagatgggaTTCAGTAGAAGGCTAATAAAGCAAACAGTGCAAAGTAAAATCTTGACCACTGGAGAAAACTACAAGACTGTTAATGATCTTGTGTCTGATCTGCTCACTGCTGAAGAtgagaagagggaagaagagaaagagagacaatTTGAAGAAGTGGCATCAG tgGAGAAGAACATGAAGTATGTTCCCACTGAAGATGTTTCAG gtTTACCTATGGAAGAACAACTAAGAAGATTGCAAGAGGAAAGAACATGTAAAGTTTGCATGGACAAAGAAGTTTCTATTGTTTTTATTCCATGTGGTCACTTAGTGGTATGCAAAGAATGTGCACCGTCCCTTAGAAAATGCCCTATTTGCAGGGGGACAATAAAGGGTACAGTTCGTACATTTCTTTCGTAA
- the BIRC2 gene encoding baculoviral IAP repeat-containing protein 2 isoform X1: MNIMENSPFLASIMKQNALCGELKYDLSCELYRMSTFSTFPVKVPLSERSLARAGFYYTGVQDKVKCFSCGLTLDNWQPGDNAMEKHKQLYPSCSFVQNMLSVNNLGLSSRSAFSPLVTNSLSPSLRSITLSPSLEQVGYFSGSFCSFPQDPITTRAVEDLSFLRPKLHNPSMSTEDARRRTFHSWPLTFLSPTDLAKAGLYYLGTADKVACFTCGGQLSNWEPKDNAMSEHRRHFPNCPFVENLTRDQPSFNVSNVSMQTHEARVKTFINWPTRIPVQPEQLADAGFYYVGRNDDVKCFCCDGGLRCWESGDDPWIEHAKWFPRCEYLLRVKGGEFVSQIQARFPHLLEQLLSTSDTPVDENIDPAIIHFEPGESHSEDAIMMNTPVVKAALEMGFSRRLIKQTVQSKILTTGENYKTVNDLVSDLLTAEDEKREEEKERQFEEVASDDLSLIRKNRMALFQRLTCVLPILGSLLSAKVITELEHDVIKQKTQTQLQARELIDTVLVKGNEAASIFKNCLRDCDPVLYKDLFVEKNMKYVPTEDVSGLPMEEQLRRLQEERTCKVCMDKEVSIVFIPCGHLVVCKECAPSLRKCPICRGTIKGTVRTFLS, from the exons ATGAACATAATGGAAAATAGCCCTTTCTTGGCTAGCATCATGAAGCAGAATGCTTTGTGCGGTGAACTGAAGTATGACTTGTCCTGTGAACTCTACAGAATGTCGACGTTTTCCACTTTCCCTGTTAAAGTGCCACTGTCAGAACGGAGTCTTGCCCGGGCTGGGTTTTATTACACTGGCGTGCAAGATAAAGTTAAGTGCTTCAGTTGTGGCTTAACATTGGATAACTGGCAACCAGGAGATAATGCTATGGAAAAACATAAACAGCTGTATCCTAGCTGCAGTTTTGTTCAAAACATGCTTTCGGTTAACAACCTGGGACTGTCCTCTCGTTCTGCCTTTTCGCCTCTGGTCACAAACAGTCTCTCACCATCTCTACGTTCCATAACACTTTCTCCAAGTTTAGAACAAGTTGGATATTTCAGTGGCTCTTTTTGCAGTTTTCCTCAAGACCCAATAACTACTAGGGCAGTTGAAGACCTTTCATTCTTGAGACCTAAACTTCACAATCCTTCAATGAGTACAGAAGATGCTAGACGACGCACTTTTCACTCATGGCCACTGACGTTTCTCTCGCCCACTGATCTGGCAAAGGCTGGACTTTATTACTTGGGGACAGCAGACAAAGTTGCTTGTTTCACCTGTGGTGGTCAGCTGAGTAACTGGGAACCAAAAGATAATGCTATGTCAGAGCATCGGAGACACTTTCCTAACTGCCCTTTTGTGGAAAACCTTACCCGAGACCAGCCAAGTTTCAATGTTTCAAATGTGAGCATGCAAACCCATGAAGCACGTGTTAAAACATTCATAAATTGGCCAACTAGAATTCCAGTTCAGCCTGAACAGCTTGCAGATGCTGGCTTTTACTATGTAG gtcgcAACGATGATGTCAAGTGTTTTTGCTGTGATGGTGGGTTAAGGTGCTGGGAATCTGGAGATGATCCATGGATTGAGCATGCAAAGTGGTTTCCAAG GTGTGAGTATCTGCTTCGAGTAAAAGGAGGAGAGTTTGTAAGTCAAATTCAGGCCAGGTTCCCCCATCTTCTTGAACAG CTCTTGTCAACCTCTGATACGCCTGTAGATGAAAACATTGATCCCGCAA TTATTCATTTTGAACCTGGAGAGAGTCATTCAGAAGATGCAATCATGATGAACACGCCTGTGGTTaaagctgccttggagatgggaTTCAGTAGAAGGCTAATAAAGCAAACAGTGCAAAGTAAAATCTTGACCACTGGAGAAAACTACAAGACTGTTAATGATCTTGTGTCTGATCTGCTCACTGCTGAAGAtgagaagagggaagaagagaaagagagacaatTTGAAGAAGTGGCATCAG ATGATTTGTCCTTAATCCGGAAGAATCGAATGGCTTTATTCCAACGCTTAACATGTGTACTTCCAATCCTGGGGAGTTTGTTATCAGCTAAAGTGATAACGGAACTTGAGCATGATGTTATTAAGCAGAAGACTCAGACACAATTGCAAGCAAGGGAATTGATAGATACAGTTTTAGTGAAAGGAAATGAAGCAGCCAGCATATTTAAAAACTGTCTACGAGATTGTGACCCTGTACTGTACAAAGATTTATTTG tgGAGAAGAACATGAAGTATGTTCCCACTGAAGATGTTTCAG gtTTACCTATGGAAGAACAACTAAGAAGATTGCAAGAGGAAAGAACATGTAAAGTTTGCATGGACAAAGAAGTTTCTATTGTTTTTATTCCATGTGGTCACTTAGTGGTATGCAAAGAATGTGCACCGTCCCTTAGAAAATGCCCTATTTGCAGGGGGACAATAAAGGGTACAGTTCGTACATTTCTTTCGTAA